A portion of the Sphaerochaeta pleomorpha str. Grapes genome contains these proteins:
- a CDS encoding sugar ABC transporter ATP-binding protein, producing the protein MLSEIILEMKDISKSFPGVKALDGVDFKLRKGEIHALMGENGAGKSTLIKIITGVYEKDAGLITLQGEPIHFKTPQEAQDKGIGTVYQEIMLCSNLTVAENMFIGRSHGPVVKWKQMNEKAEQLLASLGIPASPTQELSSCSLAVQQMIAIARAVDMDCKILILDEPTSSLDEDEVHKLFELMRELKDRGVGIIFITHFLEQVYEISDRITVLRNGKLVGEYETASLPQIELISKMLGNVLEDITKLKKHESVVTDTSDPVFEGIGLSSVAGVRPFNFAIQKGEVNGFAGLLGSGRSESARAIFTADKVTGGEVKMKGKRVKIKTPLHAIKQGIGYLPEDRKGDGIIADLSVRDNIILTLQVLKGFFKPFSLKQAEEFADDYIEKLNIKTPTANTPIRSLSGGNQQKVILARWLLTHPEYLILDEPTRGIDVGTKVEIQKLVIQLANEGMSVTFISSEIGEMIRTCSRLIVMKDREIVGELRGTGLTENDVMNVIAKGGKNV; encoded by the coding sequence TTGTTGTCAGAAATCATACTTGAAATGAAGGATATCAGCAAATCATTTCCAGGGGTCAAAGCTCTGGATGGAGTGGACTTCAAGCTGCGAAAAGGTGAAATCCATGCCCTCATGGGCGAAAACGGGGCAGGTAAATCCACACTGATAAAAATCATTACCGGAGTCTACGAGAAAGACGCTGGTTTAATTACCTTGCAGGGAGAACCTATCCACTTTAAGACGCCCCAAGAAGCGCAAGACAAAGGAATAGGTACAGTATATCAGGAAATAATGCTGTGTTCCAATTTGACTGTGGCTGAAAATATGTTTATCGGCCGTAGTCACGGCCCAGTCGTTAAATGGAAACAGATGAACGAAAAAGCGGAACAGTTGCTTGCCTCACTCGGTATTCCGGCAAGCCCAACGCAGGAACTTTCAAGCTGTTCGCTTGCAGTGCAACAGATGATTGCGATTGCTCGTGCAGTCGATATGGACTGTAAAATACTTATTCTGGACGAACCAACATCTTCTCTTGACGAAGATGAGGTACATAAACTCTTTGAGCTCATGCGTGAGCTGAAAGATAGAGGTGTGGGAATCATCTTTATTACCCACTTTCTCGAACAAGTATACGAAATCAGCGACAGGATTACCGTGCTTCGCAATGGTAAGCTGGTCGGAGAATATGAAACAGCCTCACTTCCTCAAATCGAACTGATCTCGAAGATGCTGGGGAATGTTCTTGAGGACATCACAAAACTAAAGAAACATGAGTCTGTTGTAACCGACACCTCAGACCCTGTCTTTGAAGGGATAGGGCTTTCCAGTGTTGCGGGGGTGAGACCCTTCAACTTTGCCATACAAAAAGGTGAAGTGAACGGGTTTGCCGGCCTCCTCGGTTCCGGACGCAGTGAAAGTGCCCGCGCGATTTTTACTGCAGACAAGGTAACAGGTGGCGAGGTGAAGATGAAGGGCAAACGGGTAAAGATCAAAACACCTTTACATGCCATAAAGCAAGGAATAGGCTATCTGCCTGAGGACCGCAAGGGTGATGGTATTATTGCTGACCTGTCGGTACGGGACAATATCATCCTAACGCTGCAGGTCCTGAAAGGCTTTTTCAAACCTTTCTCATTAAAGCAGGCTGAGGAATTTGCCGATGATTATATTGAAAAGTTAAACATCAAGACTCCGACTGCCAATACTCCGATCAGATCTCTGTCTGGAGGAAACCAGCAGAAAGTCATTCTGGCCCGCTGGCTGCTCACTCACCCAGAGTACTTGATTCTGGATGAACCAACCCGTGGAATTGATGTTGGAACCAAAGTTGAGATTCAGAAACTTGTGATTCAACTTGCTAATGAAGGAATGAGCGTGACATTCATCTCCTCAGAAATTGGCGAGATGATCAGAACCTGTTCCCGCTTGATAGTCATGAAAGACCGTGAAATCGTAGGGGAACTCAGGGGAACGGGTTTGACGGAGAACGATGTAATGAACGTAATAGCAAAGGGAGGAAAGAACGTATGA
- a CDS encoding TRAP transporter large permease: MDVNSIAVLILLGSFFVMIFLRFPIAYAVGLSSVFCMLFQGNNLNDICRLMVKGISSFSLMAVPFFITMGVLMGSGGISQKLIALANACVGWMRGGLAQVNIVASYFFGGISGSAAADTASLGSILIPMMVNEGYDADFSTAVTITSSCEGLLVPPSHNMVIYATTIGGISVGSLFLAGYLPGALLAVTLMIGSYIFAVKRGYPKGEKFSPKNFIIQLGKSFWALAAVIIVVIGVVAGFFTATESAAIAVIYSLIVSVFVYKGLTWKGVWKVLDDCVGTLAIVLILISTSSVFGYCLTTLHVPDLAAAAITSLTSNRILLILLLNVILLVLGAIMDMAPIILIATPILFPIATGACGLDPIQFGIMVVLNCGIGLLTPPVGAVLFIGSAVAKISMERVVKATLPFYMCMIIALLLVSFVPDISLFLPKVIGGYVPFGV, from the coding sequence CGCCTATGCGGTAGGCCTTTCCTCTGTCTTTTGCATGCTCTTCCAAGGGAACAATTTGAATGATATCTGCCGACTTATGGTCAAAGGCATCAGCTCGTTCTCCTTGATGGCTGTTCCTTTTTTCATCACCATGGGTGTGTTGATGGGTTCCGGTGGAATCTCACAAAAGCTCATCGCTTTGGCAAATGCCTGCGTAGGGTGGATGAGGGGAGGGTTGGCCCAAGTAAATATTGTTGCTTCCTACTTCTTCGGGGGCATCTCCGGGTCGGCTGCTGCCGATACTGCTTCCCTCGGTTCAATCCTCATTCCTATGATGGTCAATGAAGGTTATGATGCAGACTTCTCCACTGCCGTCACCATTACCAGTTCCTGTGAGGGACTGCTTGTACCTCCGAGTCACAACATGGTCATCTATGCGACAACGATAGGGGGAATTTCCGTTGGAAGCCTTTTCCTAGCCGGCTATCTACCTGGCGCGCTCCTTGCTGTCACCTTGATGATCGGCTCTTACATTTTCGCGGTGAAGCGCGGTTATCCAAAGGGAGAAAAGTTCAGTCCAAAGAACTTCATTATCCAGTTGGGGAAATCCTTCTGGGCGCTCGCAGCAGTTATAATCGTTGTCATCGGTGTTGTGGCAGGCTTTTTTACTGCCACTGAATCTGCTGCAATTGCAGTAATCTATTCCTTGATTGTTTCGGTCTTCGTGTACAAAGGCCTAACTTGGAAGGGTGTATGGAAGGTCTTGGATGATTGTGTGGGTACGCTTGCCATAGTACTCATTCTCATCTCTACTTCCTCAGTGTTCGGGTATTGTCTCACTACGCTTCATGTTCCCGATCTTGCAGCTGCTGCAATCACCAGTCTTACCAGCAATAGGATACTTTTGATTTTGCTTTTGAATGTCATTCTCTTGGTGTTGGGTGCGATCATGGATATGGCACCGATCATTCTCATTGCAACTCCGATTTTGTTCCCGATAGCAACAGGAGCCTGTGGCCTCGATCCTATCCAGTTCGGCATTATGGTGGTGCTCAACTGTGGTATCGGGCTGTTGACCCCTCCGGTAGGAGCAGTGCTGTTCATTGGGTCGGCTGTAGCAAAGATTTCCATGGAACGGGTTGTCAAGGCAACGCTTCCTTTCTATATGTGCATGATTATAGCGCTGCTGTTGGTATCATTCGTTCCAGACATCAGTCTTTTTCTGCCTAAAGTTATCGGGGGGTATGTTCCTTTTGGTGTGTAG
- a CDS encoding substrate-binding domain-containing protein has product MKKALSIMLILVLLGAGVLFAAGAKETAGQTKIGIVNLPPEESGYRQANVEDMNNVFSTANGYDAKQTNTGDNSEQIAAAKGYIRDGVDYLLISAANASGWDDTLKSAKDAGIKVILFDRAIDTDASNYQAAILSDMGYEGKKAVEWVLNLGLNKINLILIRGQMGSAAEIGRSAAVLEAAKAGKLNIVADGTGGDSWSLEEARKVVEAAIAAGKDFNVIYAQNDGMAQGAVQALEAAGITHGKGGKVKVIGFDFNRFALRNVQAGYWDADMQCNPRQAAEIAKWIKSGTIPNGIVYQEELLLTTDTITDELIDKWGINADPGKGVVTR; this is encoded by the coding sequence ATGAAAAAAGCTCTAAGCATTATGTTGATTCTGGTTCTGTTGGGGGCAGGTGTTCTGTTCGCAGCTGGTGCAAAGGAAACTGCTGGTCAGACAAAGATTGGTATTGTTAATCTGCCGCCAGAAGAATCCGGATATCGCCAGGCTAATGTTGAAGACATGAACAATGTGTTCTCAACTGCTAACGGCTATGATGCAAAGCAGACCAATACAGGCGACAACAGCGAGCAGATCGCTGCCGCTAAGGGTTACATTCGAGACGGAGTGGACTATCTCTTGATTTCAGCGGCTAACGCTTCTGGATGGGATGACACCCTGAAGTCAGCAAAAGATGCTGGTATTAAAGTAATTCTGTTTGACCGCGCAATCGATACTGACGCGTCCAATTACCAGGCAGCAATCCTTTCGGATATGGGCTATGAAGGTAAGAAGGCAGTGGAATGGGTTTTGAACCTTGGTCTTAATAAGATCAATCTAATCCTCATTCGTGGACAGATGGGTTCTGCAGCTGAGATTGGCCGTAGTGCAGCAGTGCTCGAAGCTGCAAAAGCTGGAAAACTCAACATAGTTGCCGATGGAACTGGTGGAGATAGCTGGAGTCTTGAAGAAGCCCGTAAGGTTGTTGAAGCAGCAATTGCAGCTGGCAAAGATTTTAACGTCATCTATGCCCAGAACGATGGTATGGCACAAGGTGCAGTACAGGCTCTCGAAGCAGCTGGCATCACTCATGGAAAGGGCGGAAAGGTCAAGGTCATTGGATTTGACTTTAACAGATTTGCACTTCGGAACGTACAGGCTGGTTACTGGGATGCCGACATGCAGTGCAACCCCCGTCAGGCAGCAGAGATCGCCAAGTGGATTAAGAGTGGAACCATTCCTAACGGAATCGTCTATCAGGAAGAGCTTCTCTTGACAACCGATACCATTACCGATGAACTCATCGATAAGTGGGGAATCAACGCAGATCCTGGTAAGGGCGTAGTCACAAGATAA
- a CDS encoding ABC transporter permease — MSKMKKSFSHLFLPLSVMALLIIINLVKGADYFRITMVNGALYGNIPNILFGASELVILSIGMTLITASSRGQDISIGESATITSAIFVQYVLQASEVTPLTIVVAFLLSCVVGLVLGAFNGTLVSIFKVQPMVASLILFTGGRSIAFMIDGKLSPILANDISNKIGTVIPGIPIPTPIILTVVFIVLIAVVFKTTNLRLYVEAVGINPNAARLNGINPKKIIFLTFLIMGFCSAVAGFIAVNKAGRHDSVNLLKLIMMDAILAVAIGGNSLGGGKFSITGSIIGAYTIEMLNRTLLRLEIEPAMIKVFKAIFIIILMVVASPVARAFFTKALDKVRSLNKRKGSVPNDAHIPTMNIAGKKEE, encoded by the coding sequence ATGAGTAAAATGAAAAAAAGCTTTTCTCACCTTTTTCTCCCACTCTCGGTTATGGCTCTGCTTATTATCATCAATCTGGTAAAGGGCGCCGATTATTTCCGCATTACCATGGTTAATGGGGCATTATACGGAAATATCCCGAATATCTTGTTTGGGGCTTCGGAGTTAGTCATTTTGTCCATAGGTATGACTTTGATAACTGCATCTTCACGAGGACAGGACATCAGTATTGGGGAAAGTGCGACCATTACTTCCGCAATATTTGTCCAATATGTCCTTCAAGCCAGTGAGGTCACACCTCTTACCATAGTTGTAGCTTTCCTTTTAAGTTGCGTCGTGGGCTTGGTTCTTGGTGCATTTAACGGCACCCTGGTTTCTATATTCAAGGTTCAGCCGATGGTTGCATCCCTCATACTGTTTACCGGGGGCAGGTCTATAGCCTTTATGATCGACGGGAAATTGTCTCCCATCCTGGCTAACGATATATCGAATAAAATCGGCACTGTAATACCGGGAATACCAATACCAACTCCAATTATCCTGACTGTTGTTTTCATTGTTCTTATCGCAGTGGTGTTCAAGACAACGAATCTCAGGCTCTATGTAGAGGCTGTTGGAATAAACCCGAATGCGGCACGTCTGAATGGTATCAATCCAAAGAAAATCATATTTCTGACCTTTTTGATTATGGGTTTCTGTTCTGCAGTTGCGGGCTTCATCGCAGTTAACAAGGCAGGTCGTCACGATAGTGTAAACTTGCTCAAACTGATCATGATGGATGCAATCCTTGCCGTGGCAATAGGCGGAAACTCTCTAGGCGGTGGAAAGTTCAGCATTACCGGTTCCATAATCGGTGCATACACCATAGAGATGCTGAACAGGACCCTGCTTAGGCTGGAGATTGAACCGGCGATGATCAAGGTATTCAAGGCAATCTTCATTATCATTCTCATGGTAGTTGCATCGCCTGTAGCCAGAGCTTTTTTCACGAAAGCACTGGATAAGGTACGCTCTTTAAATAAGAGAAAGGGAAGTGTCCCAAACGATGCTCATATTCCCACCATGAACATAGCAGGGAAGAAGGAGGAATAG
- a CDS encoding response regulator, translating into MYKVFIAEDEIVVREGLRNSIQSGTGPFVLVGESSDGEMALSIMKDVKPDILITDIRMPFVDGLSLSRIIKKILPWIKIIIISGHDEFQYAQEAISIGVDEYMLKPISASDMLSTLNKMVDRIEQEKNHLSSIENLKQQAQSNSDLIKERWLCDLVTGIVKTEDALEKGGNMGIDLIAHGYLVVIIKLSTSSENYSDLITAKLHINSLIDNQEEVLCFSQSRDTIILLLKQLVSESLEETAYTLGQAIKYEVERNTECMVVIGIGSLVERIGSLSQSYAEAEKAVKFSVKTGQKLIVGSHDLNAFSEIDFLKLDGSPISERLKYVKKSGIDEIIAQYITMVGEHPFQTTLIGYYLLYDLMVAISKIIDELGGVVQEVIPWGLQKTQLSEIASSKETFCDGVKLILNTFIDFRESKSAGKYYEMIQKAKQYINLHSADQDISLHSVASVANVSPNHFSTIFSQETGETFIEYLTRVRINKSKDLLLTTQLRSVDIAYEVGFGDPHYFSFIFKKYTGISPREFRTGSKCLN; encoded by the coding sequence ATGTATAAAGTTTTTATTGCAGAAGATGAGATAGTAGTACGTGAAGGACTGCGAAACAGCATACAGTCTGGGACAGGCCCTTTTGTTCTTGTAGGTGAATCTTCAGATGGTGAGATGGCCTTGTCAATTATGAAGGATGTGAAACCTGACATACTGATTACTGATATCAGGATGCCTTTTGTTGATGGACTCAGTCTTTCGAGAATTATCAAAAAAATACTTCCCTGGATAAAAATAATCATAATCTCAGGTCATGACGAATTTCAGTATGCACAAGAGGCTATATCAATTGGTGTTGATGAATACATGCTAAAGCCCATTTCCGCTTCAGATATGCTGTCAACACTCAATAAAATGGTAGATAGGATTGAACAAGAGAAAAACCATCTTTCAAGTATAGAAAATCTAAAACAGCAGGCCCAGTCCAATTCTGACCTAATTAAGGAACGCTGGTTATGCGACCTTGTAACCGGAATCGTAAAGACGGAAGATGCACTTGAGAAAGGCGGTAATATGGGCATCGACCTCATTGCTCATGGTTACCTTGTTGTAATCATCAAGCTATCCACCTCCTCAGAAAACTATTCAGATTTGATTACCGCCAAGCTCCATATAAACAGCCTTATAGACAATCAGGAAGAGGTATTATGCTTCTCCCAAAGCAGGGATACCATCATCTTGTTGTTGAAGCAGCTTGTATCCGAATCTCTCGAGGAAACTGCTTATACATTAGGCCAGGCAATTAAATATGAGGTTGAACGAAACACAGAATGCATGGTTGTAATCGGAATAGGCTCATTGGTTGAACGAATCGGAAGCTTGTCCCAATCATATGCTGAAGCGGAAAAAGCTGTGAAATTCTCTGTTAAGACCGGTCAGAAACTCATAGTCGGATCACATGATCTGAACGCCTTTTCCGAGATAGATTTCTTGAAACTGGATGGAAGTCCCATATCGGAGCGGCTGAAATATGTGAAGAAGTCAGGCATTGATGAAATCATTGCCCAATACATCACCATGGTAGGAGAACACCCTTTCCAGACCACACTCATTGGATATTACCTTCTGTATGATCTTATGGTTGCCATATCTAAGATCATTGATGAACTGGGTGGTGTTGTTCAGGAAGTGATACCCTGGGGATTACAGAAAACACAGCTTTCAGAGATTGCAAGCTCAAAAGAGACATTCTGTGACGGGGTGAAATTAATCCTCAATACGTTCATAGATTTCAGGGAATCAAAATCAGCGGGAAAATATTATGAAATGATCCAGAAAGCGAAGCAGTATATAAACCTTCATTCTGCCGACCAAGATATTTCCCTGCATTCAGTGGCATCGGTCGCAAATGTAAGCCCAAATCATTTCAGTACCATCTTTTCTCAGGAAACCGGAGAAACCTTCATCGAATATCTTACACGGGTCCGAATAAACAAATCAAAAGACCTATTACTGACCACACAACTGAGAAGCGTGGATATCGCATATGAAGTAGGATTTGGAGATCCCCATTATTTCAGTTTTATTTTCAAGAAATATACAGGCATTTCCCCCCGGGAGTTTAGAACCGGAAGCAAATGCCTGAATTAA
- a CDS encoding sensor histidine kinase: MKKQISIIERIFSVFKSSSIKEKIKISYVIIILLMITPPVITIFSFIVQMGRYDRIITSVSKTNRLNQTVKMDISNEVWDIVAGNKKFEEGRQYNIIDGINESLEDIMRTTEDRENRQMLEVAGRAVDTLKRNVDRLGNQMANHSLVSENEESLDEIRGVSALISDILQNYTVRVIESATISNEHFKRITFALTIIQIFTVFLVTIFAILTQRSVTASINNPIKKLENLSKRIAEGDFTARVELPQVSELDGLTDNLNIMAVKIQALIAENVREQQNFQKSEMKALQAQITPHFLYNTFDTIVWLAEEKKNDQVIDITRAFSSFFRISLNKGKDFLTVSEEFEHVRSYLTIQKIRYSDILDYTIEYQPEMANCQILKLLLQPLVENALYHGIKYKRGRGLLSVKGWREDNHLCFSVEDNGIGMTEEKLASIVEQISGSADLEDLNNIYGLYNVNKRLELYYDKDTKLQITSQYKKGTTVYFSIPEAGLNV; encoded by the coding sequence ATGAAGAAACAGATATCCATTATTGAAAGAATTTTTTCAGTATTTAAGAGTAGTAGCATAAAAGAGAAAATTAAAATTTCCTATGTAATCATAATCCTTCTGATGATAACACCTCCGGTTATCACGATTTTTTCGTTTATTGTCCAAATGGGTCGCTATGACCGTATTATAACCAGTGTCAGTAAGACGAACCGCCTCAACCAGACGGTGAAGATGGATATCTCCAATGAAGTATGGGACATCGTGGCTGGAAACAAGAAATTCGAGGAAGGCAGACAGTACAACATTATTGATGGCATCAATGAGAGCCTGGAAGATATCATGAGAACGACTGAAGATCGAGAGAACAGACAGATGCTCGAAGTTGCCGGTCGTGCAGTCGATACACTGAAGCGTAATGTCGACAGACTGGGAAACCAGATGGCAAACCATTCCCTGGTGAGTGAAAACGAGGAGAGCCTCGATGAAATTCGAGGTGTATCAGCCCTAATCTCTGACATCCTTCAGAATTATACGGTACGCGTAATAGAGTCGGCCACAATATCAAATGAGCATTTCAAACGCATTACTTTCGCACTTACCATAATCCAGATTTTCACCGTATTTCTTGTTACCATCTTCGCAATCCTAACGCAGCGCTCAGTTACCGCCAGTATCAATAATCCAATCAAGAAACTTGAAAACCTGTCAAAGAGAATTGCTGAGGGAGATTTCACTGCAAGAGTGGAACTTCCTCAGGTAAGCGAGCTTGATGGCCTTACCGACAACCTGAACATCATGGCAGTCAAAATCCAGGCTTTAATCGCAGAAAATGTCAGAGAACAGCAGAATTTCCAAAAATCAGAGATGAAAGCTCTTCAGGCTCAGATTACACCCCATTTTCTCTACAATACATTCGATACAATAGTCTGGCTTGCCGAGGAAAAGAAGAATGATCAGGTTATTGACATCACACGTGCATTTTCAAGCTTTTTCAGGATATCTCTCAACAAAGGTAAAGACTTTTTAACGGTAAGTGAAGAATTTGAACATGTCAGGAGTTATCTGACCATTCAGAAAATCAGATACAGTGACATCCTGGACTATACAATTGAGTACCAGCCTGAAATGGCTAACTGTCAAATATTGAAGCTTCTTCTCCAGCCTCTCGTTGAAAACGCATTGTACCATGGAATTAAGTACAAAAGAGGTCGTGGATTATTGTCGGTGAAGGGCTGGCGTGAAGACAATCACCTTTGTTTTTCCGTGGAAGACAATGGTATCGGTATGACCGAAGAAAAGCTTGCATCTATCGTGGAACAGATTAGTGGTTCTGCCGATCTTGAAGATCTGAATAATATCTATGGATTATACAATGTTAACAAGAGACTTGAGCTGTATTATGATAAAGACACGAAGCTGCAAATAACAAGTCAGTATAAAAAGGGTACTACTGTATATTTCAGCATACCAGAGGCTGGACTCAATGTATAA
- a CDS encoding SymE family type I addiction module toxin — translation MNYQDDELMQFFSMLDLHSSADRSNLDNVLDKISYPEQCFDPIKRYRLETKTHRKLKICAQSGYKYQAVPAIRLQGKWLEQFGFSVGQEINVQCQKGCLIIHLEDKPSDAR, via the coding sequence ATGAATTATCAAGATGATGAATTGATGCAATTCTTTTCAATGTTGGATCTTCACTCGAGCGCGGATCGGAGTAACCTAGATAACGTACTTGATAAAATCTCCTATCCTGAGCAATGTTTTGACCCCATCAAACGATATCGTTTGGAGACTAAAACACACCGAAAGCTGAAGATCTGTGCCCAAAGTGGCTATAAATACCAGGCTGTTCCAGCAATAAGATTGCAGGGGAAATGGCTTGAACAGTTTGGTTTTTCTGTTGGTCAGGAAATCAATGTCCAATGCCAGAAGGGCTGTCTGATCATCCATTTGGAAGACAAGCCCTCTGATGCACGATAG
- a CDS encoding ABC transporter permease encodes MASVNVIKPKTRMSNSNILFLIAAVIFVLMYLFAIISYPGSFTQFQTFFDLFNLNAPLIIMTLGLCIVMVGGGIDISIGSVCGLVTMACAVFLESDKGNIGGAILISLGIGIAFGILQGYLISYLEIQPFIITLSGLFLAQGLLTTLHKDPINVTMPAFVRLRDFDIVITWLGTKNRLGVFIPCEIKPGTIIVVILLILLASVMKWSRFGRNVYAVGGNSHSANMLGINVKKTMFLTYVISGLTAGLAGFVYIMTTGAGNVGNASGAEMKAIASAIIGGTLLNGGVGNLLGAPIGTLTLLVINELIRAAGVQSNFQAMVSGLLLYFFIVLQSIIMSLRDKKRFSLALPSWLRLSNKGQPGN; translated from the coding sequence ATGGCTTCTGTGAACGTAATCAAACCAAAAACAAGGATGTCGAATTCGAATATTCTGTTTCTCATAGCTGCGGTCATATTTGTATTGATGTACCTATTTGCAATCATCAGTTATCCAGGCAGTTTCACGCAGTTTCAGACTTTCTTCGACTTGTTCAATCTGAATGCTCCACTCATCATTATGACACTGGGTTTGTGCATCGTAATGGTCGGTGGAGGTATCGATATCTCTATTGGTTCAGTGTGCGGGTTGGTGACAATGGCCTGTGCCGTATTTCTGGAATCCGATAAGGGGAACATCGGTGGTGCCATCCTTATTTCTCTGGGCATAGGTATCGCTTTCGGTATCTTACAGGGGTATCTCATATCCTATCTAGAGATTCAACCGTTTATCATTACCTTGTCAGGGTTGTTCTTGGCTCAGGGATTGCTGACCACACTTCACAAAGATCCAATCAACGTAACCATGCCTGCATTCGTGAGGTTAAGGGATTTTGATATTGTGATTACATGGCTTGGCACGAAAAACAGACTGGGTGTTTTCATTCCGTGTGAAATTAAACCAGGCACGATAATTGTTGTAATCCTTCTTATCCTGCTTGCATCCGTGATGAAGTGGTCTCGTTTCGGGCGCAATGTCTACGCCGTTGGTGGCAATAGTCATAGCGCTAATATGCTCGGCATCAACGTTAAGAAAACGATGTTTCTCACCTATGTGATAAGTGGATTGACAGCTGGTCTCGCGGGCTTTGTGTACATAATGACAACAGGAGCCGGCAATGTCGGGAATGCGTCTGGAGCCGAAATGAAAGCAATAGCTTCGGCTATCATTGGTGGTACACTGCTCAACGGCGGGGTAGGAAACCTGCTTGGGGCACCAATAGGCACCCTAACTCTCTTGGTAATTAACGAACTGATCCGTGCAGCTGGTGTTCAATCAAACTTTCAAGCGATGGTAAGCGGACTTCTGCTATATTTCTTCATAGTGTTGCAAAGTATCATCATGTCGCTTCGTGACAAGAAGAGATTTAGTTTAGCTCTACCGTCTTGGCTGCGATTGTCAAACAAAGGACAGCCCGGAAACTAA
- a CDS encoding IS66 family transposase → MCSATPHKPAAYFQYDLSRSSDVLKGMVGEYNGYLQADADAGYQTSKQDYRFTLCLCAAHLRRKFVDAQKAGAYKQGSPGYITLERKIPPVKPSSQALFYQKYQTDYMFFTLLICLVSVLKSIQQKTRIGFCC, encoded by the coding sequence CTGTGCAGTGCGACTCCCCACAAGCCGGCCGCTTATTTCCAGTATGACCTATCACGCTCCAGCGATGTGCTGAAGGGCATGGTGGGGGAGTACAACGGATATCTGCAGGCTGACGCCGACGCCGGCTACCAGACCAGCAAACAGGATTACCGGTTCACCCTCTGCCTTTGTGCTGCGCACCTGAGGAGGAAATTCGTCGATGCCCAGAAGGCCGGCGCCTACAAGCAGGGTTCGCCCGGGTACATCACCCTTGAACGAAAAATTCCGCCGGTGAAGCCGAGCTCACAGGCTCTTTTCTATCAGAAATACCAAACCGATTATATGTTCTTTACGCTGCTCATTTGTCTCGTTTCAGTACTGAAAAGCATTCAACAAAAAACCAGGATTGGTTTCTGCTGTTGA
- a CDS encoding ABC transporter substrate-binding protein produces MFLTKKKISKQFRIIIFFICICCFLGCNASKKDTSKIEKDNGIIVGFSQIGAESAWRTCNTRSVQEAAAARGVQLVYDNAEQKQENQIKALRSFIAYQVDVIVFVPIVTDGWDNVLQEARDAGIPVLVTDRKIDVENQSLYAGFIGTDSLKEGRNAGQFVLDTFESKRDKDHINIVELFGTEGSSVALGRAEGFREVLKDHPEYRIIYSKSGDFLRSRGYELAIEFLEMYDDIDVIYSHNDGMTLGAIEAMEEKGLRPGKDIVIITIDAQQAAIDALRGGKVNCVIECNPKTGPEIIELAEKLAAGESIPRLQYVHEEVFYETDDLSLIEPRGY; encoded by the coding sequence ATGTTTCTAACCAAAAAGAAAATCAGTAAACAATTCCGTATTATCATTTTCTTCATATGCATATGTTGTTTTCTTGGATGCAACGCATCAAAAAAGGATACTTCCAAAATTGAAAAAGACAACGGGATTATTGTAGGTTTTTCGCAAATCGGTGCTGAAAGCGCATGGAGAACATGTAACACCCGTTCTGTACAGGAAGCTGCAGCTGCGCGAGGGGTGCAGCTGGTATATGACAATGCTGAACAGAAACAAGAGAATCAAATCAAAGCATTACGTTCCTTTATCGCTTATCAAGTTGATGTAATAGTATTTGTACCGATCGTAACTGATGGTTGGGATAATGTATTGCAAGAAGCCCGGGATGCCGGAATTCCTGTTTTAGTCACTGACCGTAAAATTGATGTCGAAAATCAATCGTTATATGCAGGATTTATTGGTACCGACAGCCTTAAAGAAGGCAGGAATGCCGGACAATTTGTATTGGATACATTTGAAAGCAAACGTGACAAAGATCATATCAATATCGTGGAGTTATTCGGAACAGAAGGTTCTTCAGTAGCACTCGGAAGAGCTGAAGGTTTTAGGGAAGTTCTAAAGGACCATCCCGAATACCGCATCATATACAGTAAATCAGGTGACTTCCTCCGCTCAAGAGGGTACGAGTTGGCTATTGAATTTCTTGAGATGTATGATGATATCGATGTCATTTACTCCCACAATGACGGGATGACCCTTGGTGCTATCGAGGCGATGGAAGAGAAAGGACTTCGTCCTGGCAAAGATATCGTCATTATCACTATTGATGCACAGCAGGCAGCAATCGATGCGCTGCGCGGAGGCAAGGTGAATTGTGTCATCGAGTGCAACCCAAAAACCGGTCCAGAAATAATCGAGCTGGCTGAGAAACTGGCAGCCGGTGAGAGCATACCACGATTACAATATGTTCATGAAGAAGTGTTCTATGAAACAGATGATCTTTCACTCATAGAGCCCCGCGGGTATTAG